The segment TTATTTTACCGTCGTCACTTTCAAGCGGGCTGCCTCCATCGAAATGGGCAGAAAAATTATCTAGAACGAGTAGAGCTCGCGGTTCATGATTATTCTTCACGGCAAACGTTCTTACTGAAGgcacgaactctgaaataaaccACTCTTTGAACAAAGCTCTGTTCATCCATGCCTTTTTCGAATGTTTATAGTAAACTGGAAGCAAGGTTTTGTCTTTCGGAAGATCTCTCGGATTTGCAGCCACTCCTAAGAAGAAAAGTGGAAGCTTGTTTGACCCATCGATGTTGCAGCAAGGCATAAACGTAATATGGTTTTTGATCACCTTCCTGCCTTCCGTAATATCTTCGTCGTGCAAGGCTAGTGAACGTGACGGTAGAACTTTTACAAATAATGCTGATTCATCAATTTCCCACTTTTCATACTGGTTAACAAGTATAGTTTGCATGAATCTATTCTTGAAGGCAGTAAATGCTTCAGTATCGCTAGATGCTCGTTCACCAGCAACAGTTAACATTTTTAACCCGTACCGTTTCCGGAACCGATCATACCAGCCATTACTAGCTATAAAAATAGTATCATtgggatagtttttgtggtttttCAGCATTCCGAACAACAATTCAGCCTTCGCTTTAACGGTTACCTGGAATTATTACGTGTTTTTTGCTTCTTTCCTACATAATCCATATagaaatccagctttttacgaaccaCAATGGCggatgtgttcgtaatatttgaacggcatctttgacatttcactaatacatcgcacggcTTGTTTCcgtgcgttcacggtaaaactaaaggaatgtacggaaagaaaacgtgcgatgtattagggaaatgtcaaaaatgctgttcaaatattacgaacacgtccgccattatggctcgtaaaaagctggatacagctTGGTCAACGTCGACAAACTTGGAcgctttcatttttcgtctgcCTTCAACACCATTCCCTCGAAACTCGTTTTCCTTCTCCCGAATGAGTTCACGTTGCTTAGAAATATTGAGGATCGTAGATTTAGCAATATTGAACTTTTTAGaaactttttcaagtttttcattcCGGTCTAGATCAGCGATCACCGCTAGTTTTTCCTTAAGGGTAAGCGTTATGTGTTTTCTTTTACTCTGTGGCTCCGGCGCTGTGGCATTGGCAGCATATGATAAACTGTAAATGAATCAAGCTTAGTTAAGCAAATTGGTAAACATTACCCATACGCAAATCACCTTTCCCCCTTTAAGGCAAGtgtgaaacttttttttctcccaGCAGCGGCATCGGTTATAAATGTGCTATAAATGGAACCAATTGGTTGAAAGATACGGTAAACATAGAAGGTAcacaacttacctctctccaggaATCAAAATCGACCGTTTTTTTGGTAAAGTTTTTGTTATTTCTGATCGTAATTAACATTTTTGGACACGTTCCGTACATAGAGTGCCCAACTTGTGCTTATAGGAAAATGAATAgggttaccaaatattcaaattaaaaatgaacacGCTTAATCTGAATGAggattttttcatattagcgggggtccacggtaaatGAAAACACTTCGATAGAGTGTAATATcacaaaaattcctaaaaaccAAGTAAACTTGTgtcaaatttattttgatttagcAATAACTGTTAgaattaattgaaaattattaaaCAAAAAGTAGATGCGTAAAACTTTTTGAAAATAtacatttaagttcaattttgagcGTTCTTTAATTAGCGTGTAAGGGCAAACCATCTGTCAGTGTGTTATTCATTGCTGCGATTCTGTTTGTTGACATTCAGTCAGAATTCCGGTTTTAAATACGgcaggggcgtagccagaaaagtttcttGGGGGCGGTTCTACAAAAAAAATCGGACGTAACCTAACCTTAAGCAGTTTATTTGAGAAATGGGAAATTATTTTCAGTGAAAAGCTATTTAGTTTGAAATTGACTGTTTTTCATTTGCCAAAAAgatcgaattgaaataaaattagacaaatgttaaaatttagcctctcagttggcatcgaggtatgttgtgtgttcgaatctcggctgggagaggctgtaaaagTCAATAAGATCGAGCCTCTTCGGCCAGGATCGAAACAAGCTAACAAGTTATCCTGCCTGCTTTTCAAGATTGCCCTTGAGGTGGTAATTCGACAAACGGATATTGAAAAAAgaagtttgattttcagtaaatgtagcaaactacGCAGGCTACGCgttttgatattaaaaccagaaactttgtcacggcggaggccatttgcgctagactgaaagcggaggctagattgggttgaaaataaatgcgttgaagaccaaatacatgtatAGTAGAGGCTCAAACGAGAGCAACGTGCGCTTTCCGTGGACGGCAATTGTTGGCAGCAACGAatcagaagtggtagatgagctcgtatgtgggatcgctggtggccaaagacagcaacacaaatgaggagatccagcaacgtattcaagcaggacatctTAGCCTACTTCGTAAAACGGCACgatcaagaggcataagccgccgtacgaaactgacaatgtatccagctttttacgagccataatgacaaaggtgttcgtaatatttgaacagcatttttgacgtaTCCCTAATACATTGTACGTTTTATTTCCGTACGTTCCTTTAGTTTCACCGTGAACGCGTGGAAACaagacgtgcgatgtattagtgaTATGTCAAagatgccgttcaaatattacgaacacgtccgccattatggctcgcaaaaagctggataaacccACTTCTGGACCGATAGTTTTTGAGAATTTGACAATGCGCactgaggacatacgcgcccttgtggaCGGTGgaccagtgctgttaatattcatcagcataacgttcatgcttctggattatcagtctgccttgcattgaaaatctgcttgctttgattaAACGTgcataataactaaatgcagcaagcatgaacttcgtgcaagagaatatagaatatcagcgccctgtggtattgtaacaaactgatattcacgtttgagcagtgaaaatcaataaaaaaaattatgttgtggtttagcatctattgcgttcagctgttggacatgagatttttcttttcattaactgcatttaaaattgttttttacctgaagtgaatatcaccttctggatttgaaaatcactttctcctgttctattttcacgatatctTGAAAGCTTGAAAGTGACGAAATGaaagcttgaaagtgtagaaaaaaaaaaataaaaaagacgaaaaaatttcctatCACTCACGGCATAACAACTCAAGTATTGTCAAtggcaaggaaaattgtccaatcaataagtgcgcaatcgttcataaaagtgctattttagcttaaatcgtttcgctctcttcgacgcacttattgcttggaagataacgaaaaattgCGCCGAAggtaccgaaacgatttaatggaaaatataaaaaattataatagcacttttatgagcgatatcgcactttggatggtacaattttcctcgcaattgacaataacaccccatcgacatctctataacaaGCTGCAGTggacgtcagcgacagcatgtcttgggctcaaaatttgacagcgggcccaaatcaggcTGCTggaagttgagtgaaacgcagtgctgacatgctatctcattttcgcacacacgaaatgttggcagcgaaaacatggtagcctgccgatggggtggacaATAACAACCGTAACAACCTGAATGAGATGCGCAAGGAGATACGGTTCACATTTCCCACTTACGCCCTTTCGAAACTTCAGGCGCGTTTTACGATGATGGAATTTGCGGAAAATGAAATCTTTCCAGTTTGGCAGGCACACCAGGGCACACCAACTATGCGGCTTTATGGCTTTATTAGCAGATTAGCAGAATTTTTGCCGAAATGCTTGTAAAATGCTGATTATTTTATTCCCAAATATTCTGTAGATTCTTGCTAAGGTTGCTGCAAATTTTTGTAATAGACTGCTTCAAAATGTAAGCagattttatcagattttacGTTTACTTGGAAATTATATTTTGATCAGGAAATTCATCTGGCATCTCGGTTTTGGTTCGCTAAAAAATATTGCTAAAATTTTTGTTTGGAGGTAaacaaaagtgacaaaaatagTAAATCATATAAAAATCGCTTCGAATTCGGAAGTTCGcagcaaaatttaatgtaagtgTTCGTCAATTGAATTAGTAGGCTGCTTTCCAATCGATAGAATTTAATAAAAGTAAAATGTCGAATATTTCGGTAAGTATAAAACTGCAAACATTATAACTTAACGGGTTTTAAAATTTATGCTTGATTCTACAGTTCAACGTTGACGATCTACTGGCGGATTTTCATCCGCTAAAAATTTCCGCTCTCTGTAATGCTGCGCGCATCTCTCCGCTGATAAAAGGTTGTACAATCGGTCCGAATTCTACCGAAAACGGACTTCCGAAAGAAAACGATTCCAGTCTGGGTAACGAAGCCGACAGACCAGCGACTGTTTCAAAGAAACACGAAAGGGCAGCTAACGACGTGGGAGATAGACTGAAATATGTCCCCGATTTGACGGTAACGGTACGTAACCCAGCTAGAAGATCGTTGGATAGCTCGACATGTTCTGCAAGACGGGTGGACATAAGCGACTGTCGGGCAATTTCGGTCAAGTTGCACGAACAGGAGCTGGAGCTCACGCGCAAAAAAGAAATGAGAAAGGAAATGGAACGTCGGCAGGCTCGGATACGGGAAGCCGATCGACATCGGGACCTCATTCATGAGGATCGAATTCGGCGGGCTAGTGAAGAGGCGGCTCGGCGGAATCAGGAATATGAGCAGAAAATTCTGGAGGCAAGCAGCGCGCTTGCTCGGCAAGCTGAAGAGTATGAAAAACAAAGGAAGGCAGAAATTGATAGGGAAAATCGGCGAATGGCCGAAGTTTCGCTGCAGCTGAAGCTGAAGCAGGAGGAAATCAAACGAAGGCATGCGATGTTTAATGCGATCCTCGAGCAGCAAGCAACATTCCGCAAAATGACCGAAGTATTTAATAAGACGTTGCTTAGTGTGGACAAGGAGTATTTGGGGAACTTTGCTAGTCAGAATAAATCCGCCTATGGTTTGGTGAAGGCGTTCGAACAGTTGTTCCAAAGTGTTAGGGAAAACAAGGAAGTTAAACAGGAGGATGTTGACAGGGCTTGTGAGCTGTGCAAGTCGATGGAACAAACCAACACCGAAGTGTTTGATATAAAGAATCGTTTACAGCAGGAAATTGCGGAACGAATAAAGAAGGACGAGGAGCAGCAGCAAGCGCAAGCTGCTGGTAAACAGCAGCCACAACCGGCAGAGGCGGAAGTTGCGCCTCCGTCAGCCCAAGACACGACAGATACCAACTCTAAGGTGGCGCCTAGCAGCAACGAACCTCATCCACTGGCAGCGTTTGTGTCCCGCGAAAGCCTAGCCTTTTACAGCGGGATTAAGAGTTTCTACGAGCAGCACCAGGCGGCTGTTAAGGTTCTGTTGGATGATGCGAACATGAAATCGTACCGTTTCAACTGTCAGAAGGTTATTAACACTCCGGTGAATGCGATTTCCGCCGTTAGCCGGGAACATTTTGTCGATAAGTTTCAGCGGCTGGATGCGCTGTTGGCCGGTCATCCGGTGAAAATTGGCGATGCTGTCGTGTCCATTGATGGACACCCGCTCGGGAGAACCTACTGTACGATGCTGCTGGCGAAGAAGTTTGTGGTGAGTTTTGAAGTTGATTGATGTTTCGAATTTTGTAACTAATTTTGGGGGGCTTTTTTTCAGAGTCAAGCAGATACGATGATTTCCAGTAACGCCCCAGCTGCTTTTCCAATAGCTGCAATAATTGTTGCACTCTGGCAAAGATACCCGGACTTTGGGCGGTTCTTTCTTGCCTATCTGCACAAGGAGTGTCCTTATCTAGTGCCGTACTTCCTTCCGCAGTTGGAGGGTCAATCACATGAAGACTATTTTAAAAGTATCGGTTATCGTTATTCGTCTGACGGAACGCTTGAACAGCAGGACCAATACTTGAAACGAATGACCGGCTTGGTACGGCTCTACTCGGCGGTGATCGTTTCCAATCCACGGCGCGGCGAGACGGCCCCTCATCCGCACAGTTTGGAGTGTGGCTGGCGATGGTTGTGCAGTATACTGAATCTGCAACCGCTGCCCGATATCTGTGCGACGTTAATAACCGAGTTCCTTGCAATGGCAGGCGGGCTGCTGTGGGCGCACTACGGAAAACAGTTCGTCAAGGTACTGAGAGTTCTACAGCAGCAGTATCTGCCTGCCTTGAACAAGGTCGACGAAGGAGGTCCGAAGGCGCGACTAGAGGGACTAATTGCCAAGATTACCGCCGAAGGGCGCATCGATCGCCCGGAGGGAATGTTGAGTTcggatttttggtagttggttTAAATGTTGTTTGGTATTttgtttcgaaaattttcaataaaactgtaaatattgtaaaaaaaatatttcaacttACGTAGGATACCGGCATGATTTATTGAATCACCGCCTCAACCGCTTTGGCCAATCCAAATAGACGGCCATCACGTCCAATGCATGAATATCAATTTCCTGTCCGATGATACTCTTGAAGCTAGGGCTTGTTCGTCCGAAGTCACTGTGTACCAGTTCCTTGATGTAGGTACCAGCCTGGGTCACGACATCTACGACTAGGGCGCAGTCATTCTTTGTGCTGGCAAATGCTTTGACGCTGTACACAGTCCGAGATCGCGACAGCAAAGGTCTTCGGTGAAGAACCCGCAACGGAGTCCACTGTTCAATCACGAAAGGTTCATTAATGTTCAAGGCATCGACAACTTCATTCGTTACTGGTTTCTTCAGTACACAAAGAGCTCTGTAGAATTTCTTTTTGTCTTCCTCGCCCTGTTTGATGTGAACCAACTCTTCCCGTTCCACCAGCTGAAGGTCTTTGACAGATATctagtaaaaaaaatattttattttaacacTTAAACTGCAATCATAGTATGCCACGAACCTGCAAAGTCTCATCAATTGCCTTCTCCATATCAGCAGCCCTCTCCTCTGTCAGATAGTCCTTAAACGCACCGGGAATCTCCAGCACAAAAGGTCTACCCTCTCCCAGGCAGCGCACGTCCACATCCTCCCGACCACTGGAAGAAAATATTAACCCATCCGGTGGCACTCCAAACCAGGGCGCCACGACAGCCGTCATAATTTCCTGCACACTGTTGGCCATCTTCCGTTTCCCATCGATAACCCAAGGTGTTTGACTGAGCTCTCGCGATAGCTTGTTGTACCTGCCGGCCAGAAAAACGGTCGGCCCAGTGAAGCTTACCTGCTCCAGGACTAACCCTTCCGCCTGTACCACCGGCGGAATGGCAATGTACTTGCGAAACAGTTCGGCACTTACACTGGCCGGTGTAAAATGTTTCTCAAACGCGTTCCGCGTTATGAAATCTTTCTTGCAGTGCTTCTTAGCTTTTCGATCAACAAAAACCTCCGGTTTTATCTTTTCCAGCAGCTGCAATTCCGCTTCTTCGTTAGCATACTTAAAATTAACGTTAACCATCACTCCATTAACGGAAAATTTCTTATCCAGCGCCAATTCCAGCTTTTGGTTGAGAATCATTTTGAAGGCATCCTTCACGGTTACGTCCGGGAAAGCTGTCTTATTGAACCGATCGGGAAACCGTTCCAAAACGGCCAACCAAAGCGACAATTGCCGCAGGTGCAACGCAATCGGCAGCGACACCGAACTGGTAAACCCCTGGCAGTCGTATTGGCGCAGCGCTTCCTTTGTGACAATCTGCTCCAGCAGGGTTTCCATCAGACGTCCATCCAGCAAACCCAGACAGGCAACGCAGATGTTTGCTCGGAATTTTTTCGAAGCATTTTCTTTCACGTCCGTAACGCCGCCGTTCGGAATATCCCTCTGTATTAAATAAAAGTGGTTTCCTTTGATTTCCGAAAGAACATTTGATTTAAAACTTACCTTCTTTAGAGCTTCTTCAACGTCCACGAAATCATCCAACCGGCCCTTAAGAAAACGCAAGCAGCAAATTCGGCAGCAGCCCGCCTGCTGAAGGTAACCGTGAATGTCCGCATTTTCGTTCATTGCTGGATAGAGAAAATTGTCGCTATTGTGTATCGCTAAACTATGCTACCATACGAGAAATTAGTTAAAAGACCCGATAAATTCGGTTTCTGTTAAACCGTGGGGTGGAAGTGGCCAAACGTGTATGTTTGTAATGTTTTGATTTTGCAAATTGcaatcaaatcaaattgaaatgtcAAAGTAACGTGCGATTCAATGAGATTGCATCAAAAGgtgcagaaaaaaatcagaggggtggTGTACATGATACGACcatataggtgacgtaggactacatatAAGTCgctgtagcgatagtaggatgtatccatgtatatgtatccagctttttacgagccataatggcggacgtgttcgtaatatttgaacagcatttttgacattttcctaatacgtcgcacgttttctttccgcacgtccacggtaaaactaaaggaacgtacggaaagaaaacgtttgatgtattaaggaaatgtcaaaaatgctattcaaatattacgaacacgtccgccattatggctcgtaaaaagctggataataatctagctttttacgagccatgatggtgcacgtgttcgtaatatttgatcaacatttttgacattgtagcaatacatcgcacgtttagTTTTCGCACGCTCACGGCAAAACCAAAGAAACTTGCAGAAAGAAAACATGcgttgtatccagctttttgcgagacataatggcggacgtgttcgtaatatttgaacagcatttttgacatttccctaatacatcgcacgttttctttccgtacattcctttggttttaccgtgaacgcacaGAAATAAGACAcaggggggccctgtagccgcaaggttaccgagtctgccttgacaagggagtggtcgtgggttcgaatcttagtagaatcaggccattcgctgtcaagtgactttagcatgcgtttattctcaggcccccccccacatccttcctactgcattctgcattaactaacaatgaaagcctcttgccagggcaagttataagagtggtacttgcttgaggtgcgaatgaagcctcttgttcaagggcaaattatagcttgttccacttcctggttctaggaacgagattggtaatgcataataagtagtagtaaggaacacatacatacacacaaaacacaccctcactctgtgctgaactctgctttaccgaccatgaagcctttagccggggctggttataagaatgatacttgctcgaggtgcgaatgaagcctcttgtccaaggacaaattataactagtctccgcacttcccggctctagagctagattggttgaaaagtagtaagaagcgtagagggaaaaaggggtgaaaaacaCACCgaaaagcacggataataagcagttcgctcactctat is part of the Sabethes cyaneus chromosome 2, idSabCyanKW18_F2, whole genome shotgun sequence genome and harbors:
- the LOC128734401 gene encoding putative tRNA pseudouridine synthase Pus10 isoform X1, translated to MNENADIHGYLQQAGCCRICCLRFLKGRLDDFVDVEEALKKVSFKSNVLSEIKGNHFYLIQRDIPNGGVTDVKENASKKFRANICVACLGLLDGRLMETLLEQIVTKEALRQYDCQGFTSSVSLPIALHLRQLSLWLAVLERFPDRFNKTAFPDVTVKDAFKMILNQKLELALDKKFSVNGVMVNVNFKYANEEAELQLLEKIKPEVFVDRKAKKHCKKDFITRNAFEKHFTPASVSAELFRKYIAIPPVVQAEGLVLEQVSFTGPTVFLAGRYNKLSRELSQTPWVIDGKRKMANSVQEIMTAVVAPWFGVPPDGLIFSSSGREDVDVRCLGEGRPFVLEIPGAFKDYLTEERAADMEKAIDETLQISVKDLQLVEREELVHIKQGEEDKKKFYRALCVLKKPVTNEVVDALNINEPFVIEQWTPLRVLHRRPLLSRSRTVYSVKAFASTKNDCALVVDVVTQAGTYIKELVHSDFGRTSPSFKSIIGQEIDIHALDVMAVYLDWPKRLRR
- the LOC128734400 gene encoding mRNA export factor Gle1; the protein is MSNISFNVDDLLADFHPLKISALCNAARISPLIKGCTIGPNSTENGLPKENDSSLGNEADRPATVSKKHERAANDVGDRLKYVPDLTVTVRNPARRSLDSSTCSARRVDISDCRAISVKLHEQELELTRKKEMRKEMERRQARIREADRHRDLIHEDRIRRASEEAARRNQEYEQKILEASSALARQAEEYEKQRKAEIDRENRRMAEVSLQLKLKQEEIKRRHAMFNAILEQQATFRKMTEVFNKTLLSVDKEYLGNFASQNKSAYGLVKAFEQLFQSVRENKEVKQEDVDRACELCKSMEQTNTEVFDIKNRLQQEIAERIKKDEEQQQAQAAGKQQPQPAEAEVAPPSAQDTTDTNSKVAPSSNEPHPLAAFVSRESLAFYSGIKSFYEQHQAAVKVLLDDANMKSYRFNCQKVINTPVNAISAVSREHFVDKFQRLDALLAGHPVKIGDAVVSIDGHPLGRTYCTMLLAKKFVSQADTMISSNAPAAFPIAAIIVALWQRYPDFGRFFLAYLHKECPYLVPYFLPQLEGQSHEDYFKSIGYRYSSDGTLEQQDQYLKRMTGLVRLYSAVIVSNPRRGETAPHPHSLECGWRWLCSILNLQPLPDICATLITEFLAMAGGLLWAHYGKQFVKVLRVLQQQYLPALNKVDEGGPKARLEGLIAKITAEGRIDRPEGMLSSDFW
- the LOC128734401 gene encoding putative tRNA pseudouridine synthase Pus10 isoform X2; this translates as MNENADIHGYLQQAGCCRICCLRFLKGRLDDFVDVEEALKKRDIPNGGVTDVKENASKKFRANICVACLGLLDGRLMETLLEQIVTKEALRQYDCQGFTSSVSLPIALHLRQLSLWLAVLERFPDRFNKTAFPDVTVKDAFKMILNQKLELALDKKFSVNGVMVNVNFKYANEEAELQLLEKIKPEVFVDRKAKKHCKKDFITRNAFEKHFTPASVSAELFRKYIAIPPVVQAEGLVLEQVSFTGPTVFLAGRYNKLSRELSQTPWVIDGKRKMANSVQEIMTAVVAPWFGVPPDGLIFSSSGREDVDVRCLGEGRPFVLEIPGAFKDYLTEERAADMEKAIDETLQISVKDLQLVEREELVHIKQGEEDKKKFYRALCVLKKPVTNEVVDALNINEPFVIEQWTPLRVLHRRPLLSRSRTVYSVKAFASTKNDCALVVDVVTQAGTYIKELVHSDFGRTSPSFKSIIGQEIDIHALDVMAVYLDWPKRLRR